A single Acidobacteriota bacterium DNA region contains:
- a CDS encoding class I SAM-dependent methyltransferase, with protein sequence MSWEARLLRRLPPTWRRPLHRMLWLPVDLIEAATGRRPALQPPRGLSYVGAGDGVAIGGEFLGYFRDLAGLSPSDRVLDVGCGIGRMAVPLTAYLADGTYDGFDISAADIRWCRGNISRSYPTFRFHHADVINREYNPKGRISAADFAFPFSEDAFDFSFATSVFTHFLTPALERYLDELARVLRSGGVLCATFFLVDEEARRSIAEGRTELRFEHSHGAAWVHDKDNPEGAVAYSWETVEQLFARRGFEVTARHPGTWSGRGGGVSYQDLVIARWTRDG encoded by the coding sequence CTGCCGCCGACCTGGCGGCGGCCGCTGCATCGCATGCTGTGGCTGCCGGTCGATCTCATCGAAGCTGCCACCGGACGGCGGCCTGCGCTGCAACCCCCGAGAGGACTGAGCTATGTCGGAGCGGGCGACGGCGTCGCCATCGGCGGGGAGTTCCTCGGCTATTTTCGCGACTTGGCGGGGTTGTCACCGTCCGACCGGGTGCTCGATGTCGGATGCGGAATCGGCCGCATGGCGGTGCCCCTGACGGCCTATCTCGCCGACGGCACCTACGACGGCTTCGATATTTCGGCCGCCGATATTCGTTGGTGCCGGGGAAACATCTCGCGGTCGTATCCGACCTTTCGCTTCCACCACGCCGACGTGATCAACCGTGAATACAACCCCAAGGGACGAATCTCCGCCGCCGACTTTGCCTTCCCGTTCTCCGAAGACGCCTTCGATTTCTCCTTCGCAACCTCCGTCTTCACCCACTTCCTGACGCCGGCCCTCGAGCGCTATCTCGACGAGCTGGCCCGCGTGCTTCGTTCCGGGGGAGTGCTGTGCGCGACTTTCTTCCTGGTCGATGAGGAGGCTCGTCGTAGCATCGCCGAAGGGCGGACCGAACTGCGCTTCGAGCATTCTCACGGGGCTGCCTGGGTGCACGATAAAGACAATCCCGAGGGTGCCGTGGCCTATAGTTGGGAAACCGTGGAGCAGCTCTTCGCCCGGCGTGGCTTCGAAGTTACGGCTCGACACCCTGGAACATGGTCTGGCCGCGGCGGGGGCGTTAGCTATCAAGATCTGGTGATCGCCCGCTGGACCCGTGACGGTTGA
- a CDS encoding class I SAM-dependent methyltransferase, whose translation MLDCATFLQRARGRRVLDLGSGFGRWSNFLASEIDAAVVGIDSAVGGCALGARWRPEQARAVFTVGDVTRLPFTDQSFDAFLAVLIIDNMEKPEGQATLRELDRVLCPGALGFVVLNPWPMPPSADDSSNPTRTCRRHDFDDQEALELMASWQILSWERAEHGFRSFRVKTGAATPGTLGQR comes from the coding sequence ATGCTCGACTGTGCCACTTTCCTGCAGCGGGCGAGGGGGCGGCGGGTTCTCGATCTGGGGTCGGGATTCGGGCGCTGGAGCAACTTCCTCGCGTCCGAAATCGACGCTGCCGTCGTCGGAATCGACTCTGCTGTCGGTGGGTGTGCTCTGGGGGCGAGATGGAGGCCCGAGCAGGCGAGGGCGGTCTTCACTGTCGGCGACGTCACGAGGCTGCCCTTCACCGATCAATCCTTCGATGCCTTCCTCGCGGTGCTCATCATCGACAACATGGAGAAGCCGGAGGGCCAGGCCACGCTCCGGGAGCTCGACCGGGTCTTGTGTCCAGGTGCGCTGGGCTTCGTGGTTCTGAACCCTTGGCCGATGCCGCCGAGTGCCGATGATTCGTCGAACCCCACGCGGACTTGTCGACGTCACGACTTCGATGACCAGGAAGCCCTAGAGCTGATGGCTTCCTGGCAGATCCTGAGCTGGGAGAGAGCCGAGCACGGCTTTCGGTCGTTCCGGGTCAAGACCGGTGCAGCAACTCCCGGAACCCTGGGTCAGAGATAG